A genomic region of Alphaproteobacteria bacterium contains the following coding sequences:
- the dctP gene encoding TRAP transporter substrate-binding protein DctP, translating into MTKSTKQVIATTALGVAFALAAISSTAVAKTVWNYNVWGGKRAFTAGIETIKAELEKAGGGDFEIKINYGDALGPRRQNPENIKVGSFEAGQLCVGYYPGKYPLLSVMELPFLLPRDLHQRAAVEMEVLQHPEIVGELAKRWNSKFFGPSFLPAYEFMGNKRIETVADMKGVKMRISGLNAKALQVFGAVPTMVTAPDGYQALDRGTIDSFGFPYSYAFGAYKLYEVSKYVTEGLGMSGFMCLATVNLDAWKATPAAVKAAMPGAQKAAIAAMIKSYTTADKKWIPIFHDKLEVVKVAPSERAKLAAGAGKIWKEWAAAQDGKGRPGSEMLKYVQSVVAKHSK; encoded by the coding sequence ATGACAAAATCCACGAAGCAGGTAATCGCAACGACGGCGTTGGGCGTGGCTTTCGCGCTGGCCGCCATTTCGTCGACGGCGGTCGCGAAGACGGTCTGGAACTACAACGTCTGGGGCGGCAAACGGGCCTTCACGGCCGGTATCGAAACCATCAAGGCGGAGCTCGAAAAAGCCGGCGGCGGCGACTTCGAGATCAAGATCAACTACGGCGACGCGCTGGGTCCGCGCCGGCAGAACCCCGAGAACATCAAGGTCGGCTCCTTCGAGGCCGGGCAACTCTGCGTCGGTTACTACCCCGGCAAGTACCCCTTGCTGTCGGTGATGGAACTTCCCTTCTTGCTGCCGCGTGATCTGCATCAGCGGGCGGCTGTCGAAATGGAAGTGCTGCAGCATCCGGAGATCGTCGGCGAATTGGCCAAGCGCTGGAATTCGAAATTCTTCGGCCCCTCGTTCCTGCCGGCCTATGAGTTCATGGGCAACAAGCGGATCGAGACCGTGGCCGACATGAAGGGCGTGAAGATGCGCATCTCGGGCCTCAACGCCAAGGCGCTGCAGGTCTTCGGCGCCGTGCCCACCATGGTCACCGCGCCCGATGGCTACCAGGCGCTGGACCGCGGCACCATCGACAGCTTCGGATTTCCCTATTCCTACGCCTTCGGTGCCTACAAGCTCTATGAGGTCTCGAAGTACGTCACCGAAGGGCTCGGCATGAGCGGTTTCATGTGCCTGGCGACCGTCAACCTCGATGCCTGGAAGGCAACTCCGGCAGCGGTCAAGGCGGCCATGCCGGGGGCCCAGAAAGCGGCCATCGCGGCCATGATCAAGTCGTACACCACGGCCGACAAGAAATGGATCCCGATCTTCCACGACAAACTGGAGGTGGTGAAGGTGGCGCCGTCCGAACGCGCCAAGCTGGCCGCCGGCGCCGGCAAGATCTGGAAGGAATGGGCCGCCGCGCAGGACGGCAAGGGCCGTCCAGGCAGCGAAATGTTGAAATACGTCCAATCCGTCGTCGCCAAGCACTCGAAGTAG
- a CDS encoding TRAP transporter small permease: protein MGELLAVIVSTLVVAGLLALVAARAEMFQRALENLLIGVSTLIILFVLFYVLAEVVARYVFNAPQPGHLEGAELLLPMIVFLAVSYTQARHGHVGMTLVIDALPPAIRRRTDLVILVLSMLTCAVLAYFGAKYAYQSWDYDDVTMSPPFWPVWPSAAAVPLGYLLLALRMCLQALQIVMPERFPEPIRDDELHVTD, encoded by the coding sequence GTGGGAGAACTTCTCGCCGTAATCGTTTCCACTCTGGTCGTCGCCGGGCTGTTGGCCCTGGTGGCGGCCAGGGCGGAGATGTTTCAACGCGCCTTGGAGAACCTTCTGATCGGCGTCTCGACGCTGATCATCCTCTTCGTGCTGTTTTACGTGCTGGCCGAAGTGGTGGCGCGCTACGTCTTCAACGCGCCGCAGCCTGGCCATCTCGAGGGGGCGGAGCTGTTGCTGCCGATGATCGTCTTCCTGGCCGTCTCGTATACCCAGGCCCGGCATGGCCACGTCGGCATGACGCTGGTGATCGATGCCCTGCCGCCGGCGATCCGGCGGCGCACCGACCTGGTGATTCTGGTGTTGTCGATGCTGACCTGTGCCGTGCTGGCCTATTTCGGCGCCAAGTACGCCTACCAGTCCTGGGATTACGACGACGTCACCATGTCGCCGCCCTTTTGGCCGGTCTGGCCCTCGGCGGCGGCGGTGCCGTTGGGTTACCTGTTGCTGGCGCTGCGCATGTGCCTGCAGGCCTTGCAAATCGTCATGCCCGAGCGCTTTCCCGAGCCGATCAGAGACGACGAACTTCACGTAACCGATTAG